The following DNA comes from Triticum aestivum cultivar Chinese Spring chromosome 3D, IWGSC CS RefSeq v2.1, whole genome shotgun sequence.
ATCAATGTTCAAAATAAAGACATAGAGAAAATATTAATCCAACTGGTGCAAGCAGTTATGAAAGTTAGAATTTTATTAAGTGTCTAATTGTGGTTCTTATATTTTTGGTTCGGATCTCTTCGCGAAGAATTGGTGAATTATGTACTATGATGTATTAAAATATCGTTTAGTGAAATAAGGAAACAATGAAATTTATTTCGGTGCCCGAAAATGAAATGCATTTGACCAAAAAAATTACTCCACTAAATTTAGAGGATCGGTTAGATCCAGCCAAAATTTACTTCCCTAAAAAAAAATTCACTAAGCTTTATTCGGCCGGATACTTCTCTATTTTGTTGTGCTCTTAACTTGCCAACCCTCGATCGTGGATAACCAAAAAAGTACAAGCTAGCAAGCCGCTCACTGGACTAGTTAATTTAACCTTCACAGATCTTGCCCAGTTTTGTTATCTTGAAATATAGCCATGCCACTCGAGTACAGCTCTACGGGCACAAATGCTGGTCAGGACAAAAAGAGGCCCGGCCAGGGACAGTTCCAGCCGCTGCTTTTCTTTCTCTGAACGAAAAGCCATTGTCGACCCACACACGATTAAACGAGACTGAACTAGTTTAAACGCTGCTTCTAAGGCCATCATCATACCACACGATTTGCTAAAAAAAATCATATCACAGGCGATTCCTAGACCGAGCAACCGCTCGTGTTAACTGTATTTAGTCTACAAAATGTgtagcatgttcatgttcaaacgGAGATTAGCTAATTAATTCATACAGACGCGAACCTCTGCCGCGGAAAGGAACGGCTCTCCGGGCCTCCGTCGCAAAGGAAATGTTCGTCGCCTGTCCTCCACAGGTTCTGGACCGGTCAAAACCGGGCGCAATGAGTGGTTCCACGAACCGGGCATCAATTTTGAGCACTGAAAAATCATGGTACTGCAGTCATAAAGAATTCGTGATACGACGACGGAGAGCCATCCAACCCGCGTATGATCGCCGGACCACTTTGGGATCCATGCGATGCGAGTGGGCGGAGAAAGGAAGAGATGCCCAAGGGGAAAAGGATGGACCCGAAATGCCGGCGCCGCACGTACAGCTCTTCCCTATAAAAGACCCAGCCGGTCGATGCAGACGAAGCACCACCGCCGCAGCAGCAACGAGCGATCAGCTCTCGCCGAGCCATCTCGACCGGCCGTGCGTGCCTCCGGTGCTGCGCCCTGCTCTTGCTCCAGGAGTTCCCTGCAGTGAAAGGTACTGTAACTGTTTTAACTCGAAATGCACTCACCAGGGTCGAGCGAGCTAGCTAGTTACTTAGTTGCCGGCACTGCTGCGATCTTATCATCACTTATCACATCTAGCGATCGTTCGTGCATCGTGCTAGAGCACTGTGGAGAGGTAGGTATACTCTGTTTCACCATTGACTGGCTGAAAAAGCTACGGGTGGTGGGCTTAGGTATGATAGTTAGTCGCCTGCTCTGTTGACTGTTGTGCCGACGAGGTAGGGCAAAAGGTGATGGTTGGCTCCTTCTCGGAAGACTACGTACCCTGTCATGTGATcatgtccaccaccaccaccatgcttAGCAAATGCTGAGATTACATGCATGCGTCAACTCTGTTTCAAAAGAGGGTTTGGATTTCCAGCCCGAGCACTAGCAGCAGCTTCCCGCGTCCCCGCCAGCCACTTCGCTCAGTGCGCAGGCTCCTCCTATAAATTGCACCGGTACCGCGGGTACCCACCAGAGGCAGGCCGGGCACCCACCACCACCTCGCGCTCTGCATTTACTCGTTCTCTGCTGCAGATCACGCTGCACAAGATCGCATCTCTAGCGCGCAGAGTGCACTGCACTTACTGTGGCCTGGCCTCCTCTTAATTAGTTCTCACCTGCGCGCCTACTCTCTCTCTTCTGTTGGCAGCAGTTAACCCTAGAGACAGGTCGATGGCGATGGCGGACAACGTCGTGGCCACCTACTACTACCCGCCGatggaggtagccgccgccgagCTTGGCCAGACTGCCGGCTCCAAGCTCGACGACGATGGCCGCAACAAGCGCACCGGTACGTAAAACTCCTGCGCCTTATCTCTCACTCATGGACTCATGGTGTGCGTGCGTACGTACGTACAGCGTACTTAATTGCGGTGTTGGTCTCTCTGACGCACGTACGTACTGGCCGGTGTGGGCAGGCACGATGTGGACGGCGAGCTCGCACATCATCACGGCGGTGATCGGCTCCGGGGTGCTGTCGCTGGGCTGGGCCATCGCGCAGCTCGGCTGGGTGGCCGGCCCCGCCGTCATGCTCCTCTTCTCCCTCGTCACCTACTTCACCTCCTCACTGCTCGCCGACTGCTACCGCTCCGGCGACCAGAGCACCGGCAAGCGCAACTACACCTACATGGACGCCGTCAACGCCAACCTCAGCGGCATCAAGGTCCAGATTTGCGGGGTGCTGCAGTATGCTAACATCGTCGGGGTGTCTATCGGCTACACCATCGCCGCCTCCATCAGTATGCTGGCCATCAAGAGGGCTAACTGCTTCCACGGCAATGGCCACGCCGACCCCTGCAAGGTCTCCAGCGTGCCCTACATGATCATCTTCGGCGTGGCTCAGGTCTTCTTCTCCCAGATCCCCGACTTCGACCAGATCTCATGGCTCTCCATGCTCGCCGCAGCCATGTCCTTCACCTACTCCTCCatcggcctcggcctcggcatcgtacaaGTCATAGGTAGGTGACTCTTATACACATTGATAGATCGACGAAAGCAATCCCTAGATCCTGTTGAGCAATGTGTTAACCAATGATGTCTGCATGCATGCAGCAAACGGAGGCGTGAAGGGTAGCCTGACCGGCATCAGCATCGGCACGGTGACGCCGATGCAGAAGGTGTGGCGCAGCACCCAGGCGTTCGGAGACATCGCATTCGCCTACTCCTACTCCCTCATCCTCATCGAGATCCAGGACACCATCCGGGCGCCGCCGCCGTCGGAGTCCACGGTCATGAAGCGCGCCACCATGGTCAGCGTCGCGGTGACCACGGTCTTCTACATGCTCTGCGGCTGCATGGGCTACGCGGCTTTCGGCGACGCCGCGCCGGGGAACCTCCTGACGGGGTTCGGCTTCTACGAGCCCTTCTGGCTCCTCGACGTGGCCAACGCCGCCATCGTCGTCCACCTGGTCGGCGCGTACCAGGTGTACTGCCAGCCCCTGTTTGCCTTCGTCGAGAAATGGGCGGCGAAGAGGTGGCCGGAGTCCACGTTCGTCACCGGCGAGGTCGAGGTCCCGCTCTTCCGGACGTACAAGGTGAACATGTTCCGGGCGACGTGGCGGACGGCGTTCGTGGTGGCGACGACGGTGGTGTCCATGATGCTGCCCTTCTTCAACGACGTGGTGGGGTTCCTGGGTGCGCTGGGGTTCTGGCCGCTCACCGTCTACTTTCCCGTGGAGATGTACGTGGTGCAGAAGAAGGTGCCTAAGTGGAGCACGCAGTGGGTGTGCCTCCAGATGCTCAGCCTCGGATGCCTCGCCATCTCCCTTGCGGCGGCCGCCGGATCCATCGCCGGCATCAAATCCGACCTCAAGGTGTACCACCCATTCAAGACATAATTGACGTTGACGATCGTGCACGTACAAACAATACATCAAGGTGTAGGATTCAAGACAAAGAAGTTATTGGCCTTCAAACAATTCAAAGAAATACATCCTGGATGGACTTGTACTACTTCATGTAGTCATGCATGTGATCCATAGAAAAAAACTAAATGATGTTTCTTTATAGTAGTGATTTTAAAATGCATGATAAGATTAAGTGGTCTTTAAAAAAATTGTATTAGAGAGAAAATGATTTCCTTTCTTTTAACACAATGCATACGCAGACGGTCATACATATGCACACACACTCACACCTATGAACgcacgcacatcctacccctatgatcACTTCCGAGGgactgagccggcacatcatcttgagattgacgaagtcgccacaGATGCGTAGGACTTGAACCCTAGTGGGTtgaggataccactgtcctcctaaccatccaaccacatgttggtttgcGAGAAAAGGATTTCCTGATAGATACATTAACTGGGTGATGGAGACGGTAACCTCTAGCAAAGTAGTTGTAATGGTCAGGGCATCTCCAACGATGACCCGCCTAACCGGACGCCGCATCCGTCAACGGACCGGGCCAGTCCGGGGACACTGGTATGTGAGCCGACCATCCAAAATTATCCCCTAAATGTCCATTAGTATGGATAATTTGAAATTCAAATCTGTCCGATCATAACACGCGCGACGGATCACATCAGCCCCGGTCACAACCAAAAAGGGGCCACTATCCATAGTTTTTACATGCCTGGTCACAAAAGAATATAAGTTCGGTAGTCCGTGCGAAATATTGTATTTTTTGCCCTGCTGGATCGAAAATCCGAGACTCCACACTCAATCTgtcgccgcctccgcctcggcTGCCTCCTTCTCCGGCTCCAGCTCTTCCTACTGCCGCTTCAACATCTTGAAATGGACGGCTTGCACGATCATCCTTCTGTCGTCATCTAAATCCTCCATCGTCATGGTCAACATCTTCGTGTCCTCTGAAGCGgctgcaatctcaaccttcttctcttcgagcatggccTTCCTCTCTATGAGCTTGATCTTTTTCTCGGTCAGCGCTATCAGCATGTTAaacctctcgaccttttttcctccTTGATGTCGGTGCGCTTGAAGtatgcctcctccttcttcgccaagATGTCCTCGAACCTCTCTGTCAACTTGGCTGACGACCCTTCTctgttctccttctcctcctcccacttctATCCCCAGAATCCTATTCTAACCTTCTTGGGCGGATCTTTTGTTGGATCAATTGGATCATCGGTTATTCATTGGTTCCATGGGCAATGGTCTTGGCAATGAATAGATTCCACTTGGGTTGTCCGTTCAATTTCAACAAacaatgcatgacgatgaaactcTTCTTCTCCAACTTCAAAAACACATTGCATGCACGGGAAGGATACAAAATAAAATGTTGTCAATGACTATAAATGACCAACACAATGATGCATATCTGGCCAACAATGTGCATATCCGGCCAAATGTTCTAGACAACAGTGCATATCTGGCCAAATGATGAACACACTTACTTGCCTAGAGATTTGCGCATCACTTGGCCAATGTGTGATGAGTTGCCTCAAGTGGCCGCAATACTTCGAGACGACCTCTTGGATGATGTACCATCAATGGTTGAGACACTTTGCGCCACGGTTGCGGATGAGACCGTCGGAGTAGGGTTCGAAATGCTAGTGTTCATGGAACCAAGAGTGAATGTTGGCCCAATATGATGAGCCCTTTTGCTTCGTGCCATGGATCAGATCGATGCTAGTGCCCAACCATGCATCCACGACAACTCGTCCTCCCACATGTTCAAGCTTTCTCCTCTACCCTTCTTCTTTGGATCGGCACCAAATTCATCCAAATCATCGCCCTCCACCTGCTCCTGCTGTCCGGTGGCCAAATCCTACTGCTACATGTTTGTGCCTAGGTAGGTGTACGTGCCAGACTGGATGTAGCTCAGCTGGGTGCCCGGCTGGGTGTACGTGTCGGTCTGGGTGTAGCCTGGTTGGGTGTACAAGCCGGCCTGGATGGGCTCTGAGTCATCGACCTGACCATCCTCACAGCAACCTCCTCCCCCAGCTCCAATGCGGATCATGTCAAAGAGCTCCCTGTCCGCGTCATCGTAACTTAGCTCGCCAGCTttatgttgggaatcgttgcatggaaaacaaaaatatttctatgcacacacaatgacctatccatggagatgcatagcaacaagggggagagtgtgtctacgtaccctcatagaccataagcggaagcgtttcacaacgcggttgatgtagtcaaacttcttcacgcttcaaccgatcaagtaccgaacgcacggcacctccgcgttctgcacacgttcagctcggtaacgtcccttgccttcttgatccagcaagacgtcgaggtagtagatgagttccgtcagcacgacggcgtggtgacggtgatggtgaagtaatctccgcgaggcttcgcctaagcactacgaacatatgaccgggggtgtaaacgacggaggggggcgccgcacacagctaggcAATTGTCTATTGTGTGCTAGGCACCCccctccacatatatataggtgggagggagggaggagcagccaaagggggcgcccaagtaggaggaatcctagttggggTCTTTCCCAAGCCGCGCCCTCCCTTTCCTTATGTGGAgcgcggggaaaggcaggggagggtggcgcccccctttcctttctcccatgagagggaaaggcaggaaggGCTAGCCCTCTcctttttccttccctagggctggccaacaAAGGGATGGGGTGCACCAgctcccttgtgggctggtctgtcccctcctttggcccataaggcccatatcttgcagggaaggtgcccggaaccccttccggtgacccgattccttctcGGTACGTcctgaaacacttccgatgtccaaataccatcgtcctatatatcaatctttacctctcgactatttcgagactcctcgtcatgtccgtgatctcatccgagactccgaacaacattcggtcaccaaaacatataactcatataacactatatcttcaacgaacgttaagcgtgcagaccctatgggttcgggaactatgtagacatgaccgagacacctctccggtcagtaaccaatagcggaacctagatgcccatattggctcctacatattctacgaagatctttatcggtcgaaccattatggcaacatacataattccctctgtccatcggtatgttacttgcccgagattcgatcgtcggtatcttcatacctagttcaatctcattaccagcaagtctctttactcattccgtaatacatcacctcgtgactaactccttagtagtttgcttgcaagcttatgatgtgtattaccgagaggacccagagatacctctccgatactcggagtgacaaatcctaatctcgatctatgccaactcaacaaacaccttcggagatacctgtagagaatctctataatcacccaattacgttgtgacatttggtagcacacaagtggtatccaggagttgcataatctcatagtggaaggaatatgtatttgacatgaagaaagcaatagcaataaaactgaacgatcattatgctaagctaactaatgggtcttgtccatcacatcattctcctaatgatgtgatcccgttatcaaatgacaactcatgtcaatgcttaggaaaccttaaccatcttggatcaatgagctagtctagtagaggctcactagggacacagtgtttgtttatgtattcacacatgtatttaggtttccgatcaatacaattctagcatgaataataaacttttatcatgaataaggaaatataaaataacaactttattattgcctctagggcatatttccttcagtctcccacttgcactagagtcaataatctagttcacatagttatgtgattaacacccatagttcacatcgccatgtgactaacatccagagagtttactagagtcaacaatctagttcacattgacatgtgattaacactcaaaagagcactaaggtgtgatcatgttttgcttgtgagagaggtttagtcaacgggtctgccacattcagatccgtatgtattttgcaaatttctatgtctacaatgccttgaatggagatactctagctaattgctcccgcgttcaatatgtatccagattgagacttagagtcatctagaccagtgtcaaagcttgcatcgacgtaactctttacgacgaactctttatcacctccataaccgaaaaatatttccttagtcctctttaaggcacctaaggataattttgactgttgtccagtgatctactcctggatcactattgtacccccttgacaaactcatggcaaggtacacaataggtctcgtacacaacatggcatactttatagaacctatggctgaggcataggaaatgactttcattctctctctatcttctgccgtagtcgggtt
Coding sequences within:
- the LOC123080137 gene encoding amino acid permease 3, yielding MAMADNVVATYYYPPMEVAAAELGQTAGSKLDDDGRNKRTGTMWTASSHIITAVIGSGVLSLGWAIAQLGWVAGPAVMLLFSLVTYFTSSLLADCYRSGDQSTGKRNYTYMDAVNANLSGIKVQICGVLQYANIVGVSIGYTIAASISMLAIKRANCFHGNGHADPCKVSSVPYMIIFGVAQVFFSQIPDFDQISWLSMLAAAMSFTYSSIGLGLGIVQVIANGGVKGSLTGISIGTVTPMQKVWRSTQAFGDIAFAYSYSLILIEIQDTIRAPPPSESTVMKRATMVSVAVTTVFYMLCGCMGYAAFGDAAPGNLLTGFGFYEPFWLLDVANAAIVVHLVGAYQVYCQPLFAFVEKWAAKRWPESTFVTGEVEVPLFRTYKVNMFRATWRTAFVVATTVVSMMLPFFNDVVGFLGALGFWPLTVYFPVEMYVVQKKVPKWSTQWVCLQMLSLGCLAISLAAAAGSIAGIKSDLKVYHPFKT